The Malus domestica chromosome 17, GDT2T_hap1 genome contains the following window.
AACGGTTCACACACTTTATAGCCACCTGCAGCAAGTTCACCATCCTCTCCTCGCTCGCGCATTCCGACATTAGGGTTCTGTCAAACACTTCTGCTGTCCATTCCTCTCGAACCACCGAGTGAACCCAAACCGTCAGATCCACGCCGTTGTGCTGCACAAGTTTGCCTGTGAGCAGCTCAAGAAGGATCACACCAAACCCATAAACGTCCCCCTTGAAGGCGCTTGAGGTACTGCCGGCCTTAGAAGCCTTGCGCGGCGTTTGGTTTTCTTGATCGTGGATTTCCATGAGGCCGTATTCGCTTATGCAGGGCTCCATTTTCTTGTTGAGTAAGATGTTGGAGGATTTTAAGTTGCCGTGCGCAATCCCTTCCGTGCGAAGCTCCTCATGCATGAAAGCTAATGCTTCTGCTATGCGAGCAGCAACGGAGAGCCTGCTGTTCCAGTCAAATGCTTGGCCCCTATGGCTTCCTGAACCATACAGTTGTTGCTATATGTTAGAATCATTCTACATAAAGAAATCAGAAAACCCAGCTTAAGACCACATCATTGCTAACTAAGGATCATCATAGagatttgatgtgaaaatagaGTGCCAGTTGTGGACTACCTCATGCCCTGTCCCTCCTCTTTTATTCGGGTTTGTGGACTACCTAGGAAGACTCTGAAAGAGATTTTAGGAAACGACATATAATACTTGGAACTAATGGAAGACTTGACACAAAATCGAGCACTATGACGTTTTAGGATTTATATAGCTGACCTCACTTAATGAGATAAAACTTTGTTGTTCTTGTACTTGCTAACTAAACATTTAGGAAATTTTTTGGTGACCCTAGTATGCTAATCATGAATTTAGTAAAACGAAAGAATATAGAATCTGATTTTTGCATTATTTTTTTCGCtctcttttaatttattcaatttaaaggtaatgtgcaaataaaaaatagtgtTTCCCAAATAATGTCATaaaaaaactatattttatgaaaatatgcaAAAGGTTTTACCATGGATGAGTCTGAAGAGGCTTCCATTCTGTTGATACTCATACACTAGAAGCTTCTCTTGTTTCGAAAAGTAAAAGGCAAGAGCCGGCAGCACACTCTGGTGCTTGGCCTGGTACAACCTCTCCATCCTCTGCTTAAAATCGCTACCTGAAATCGCCCAATCTTTTATCCTTTTCACCACTAGTACCATTCCGTCCTCAAAGATGACCTTGTAGAGGCTGCCATACTTGCCTCTCCCAAGCAACTCGGCGGGGGCCTTGAGCAAGTCCTCAAACTTCAGTCCGTTCACCACGGGGCTCTTGAGGACGACAAGTGAAGACGAAACCATATTAGTGCTATGGCTCTCATCATCAGCTGAAAATGTGACAGAATAATTCGACTTGCTCAATCCTCCTTTGAACTCACTTGATGCTGCACTAATTTTGCTCATGCTTTCATCGACTGCCGAAACTTTGTTCACGGCATCAACCATTTTATCTTCCTTTTTGTTCTTTGTACATATTTTGAAAATTACTAGCGCAACAAAAACCGATGCCAAAATAGCATATCCTATGTATATAATCACTTGGTTTTTTGAGACACCCTTCGAATTATTCGACTTCTCATCCGCTGTCACAGATGACGATGGACACTTGTTTGCCAACGGATCTCCACACAATTCGGAGTTTCCCAAGAAGCTGTTTGATTGGACAAAGCCGTTCGTGTTAGGGATTGGTCCTTGTAACTTGTTGTTGGAGACATTGAACTTGTCGAATTTGGAGAAGTCAAAATTCGGAATCAGCCCTGTAAGCTGATTGTTGGAAACATCGAGCGTTTTGAGGTTTTCCAGTGCAGCAAGGGACTCAGGGAGGGTACCCGAAAGGCGGTTGTAGCTGACAGTGAATTGAGTGAGTTGATTGCAGTGTCCAATCTCATCTGAAATTTGTCCAGCAATGTTGTTGTCATCAAGGGCAAGGGTGGTAAGAGAGGCAGCGAGAGGTTTCGTGTTGCAAAGCAAAGCAGAATCAAGCGTGCCAACAAGGTTTTGGCCGTTGAGAAAGAGTTTTGTGACAGTAGTGTTGAGAGAATCACAGGCAACATTCTGCCAGTGCTCCTTGCAGGGATCAGAGGAAGGGATCCAACCCCACGAGAGGCCAGGTTGGACACCATTAGAAAGCTTGGCGAGGAAGATGATGAGTGAGTTCTTGACCTCAACGTCCACAGAATGCGTTTTGTGGAGGACGAGGGAGAACGAAAAGAAGATTACCAAGACGAagattttgttcattttttttcgaAGATCTAGCGTTGGTGTAAGTAGGGTTTGCAATATATGGGATAGAGAGGAAGAAACTCTCAAAGTTGATGTGGGTTGCCGACTCTATAGAATGAGAGCTTGGATTCTTAATTGTTTACCTTGATGCTAGAGAGTAAGGAGATAAAGACATTGGCTAGCTAAGGTTTAGTTATTTGAAAAATATATGGCGCCGGCAGCCTAATGACGGGTGGAAATGTTCTGTCAGCCCTTTCGGAACAATGATTTTGGCTGTGACAAAGTCATATTTTtcctcttattatttatttaatgcTTAATTAGTGTAATACCCAGATATATAACTGTTAATGTGAATGAGAAATATTTAAAAGAACCAAActttagagaaaaaaaagtgCAGTCATTTTCACTCCCGCTTACTCCTTTTGCACTCCTTCTCTTTGTCTATCTCACTTGATttcctttgatttattcaatctaaaagataatagaaaacaaaaaacaagttCGAAAATCACTTTTAGAAAGATTTCCTTATCAACCATGTTAATGTTGGTATAATAACAGTTGCCCTTGGAACAAGAAAAACTTACCTATAACGAAAATACAATTGTAATTAACAGTATTTCAAGTCAATCTAGTTTTGCCACCTAAGATGTTGAAAAGATAAGTTGATGCTTGATTAATATGAACTATAGTCGCACAGAGGGAAGTTCCTCTCCCCGTCTAAAGCCATTGGTGAGGTTGATCTTGTCAAAAAGTCAACTTGCAATCCTTGAAGATATTATGATTCAATGGCTGAGATGTATTCATCAAGATTGGCCTATCCAACAGGAGCTGCCATGCAATACAACTGTACAAAAACAACGCAAAATTAGGTCATTATCATACAGTACTGCACTTGTTTAACACAACAATGATTTAAgactttttcttaattttaaaacattAATAAATTCTCCTTTAGCTTTCCtgcatatttttcttaattaaattactcATAGTAGCGACTGCAACTTTGGCTTGAGGGAGTATTAAAGTTCACAAAACTCAAAGCATAAGACAAATTAAGATGAGCTCAGGCTTGAAGTCGATATTTCTGAAATAGATTCGAATCATTCTGCTTACGGCATCTCATTCGGCTCAAATTTAAAATAAGCAATTTAATGATGATGCCAAACTTTTACACAATCTATCTCATTTCTGCCTGTTACAGGATGTATTTACTCGAATGTCACAGTCTCTCATCACGTGACATGAAGAGAGGTGAAAGACAATAAATACATATGGTATGACGTGTATTTACACCCAGGTAAAGCACACAATTTTCTTGGTAACTCCAAATTTCGAGTTTTTACAGATTCTTAATAATAAAGAGGAAACTGTATGTCAGAATCATTTTATACTAACTTACTATGGTACTTTTTTTCTATGATCCAATTTACCAGCATACATAAACAGCATATTATGGGGAGATGCATGTGTTATCATCACCACTTGAAGCAGCCTGTCCATCAAATCCTGCATCAAATAAAGTTTAAGGTATCATTCATCCCATACGTTTAGTTTTACATGAaacaaatttaatatataattgaTTGTAATAGTATATAAGACTGAGTTGGCTAAGACAGTGTGCCTCTTTATGCACCCAAGTCCGAACTCCATATAGTTTAGATTAGAATATCATCACtccataaaagaaaaatgcatgGGACCAAAAAAGTTTCCTCAAGCCAATACCTCTAATGAACTACAACACCAAAACAAGATAATGTGATTTGAAAGAGTTAAAACTACGTCCAGGCAGCAAGAAGTAGTAGCAGACCTAACCTTGCAATATCTGTTCATACTGCTGTCGATAACTTAAGAGCTTTCATCTATCTATAAACACGTTGTTAGCCTCAGTTCGAAGGTTATCTTTCCCACCTCGATTTTTCGGTATTGCACGTACAAGCGTTGATTAAGGCGTTAATTAGAATGGCTTTCCTTAGGCTGCGCTTAGATATTGTTGATCCTCTTGGAACAGTCGCAGCAACTAGATATGATCCAAGTTGCTGGCACATAATTAACTTAGACACAAATTCATAACCACATCACTAAGCTTCAAGAGCCCCGTGAACAGTTTTACAGCATGTTTCTAGGACAATGCAATATCTGCAGAAATTTTTGTATCAAATTCAAATACAATAAAACATTTTGTACGTGAAAGTTTATATAGCTACCAAATATTGTACTCTCCAAGATTGATGGATTGATGACATCCAGGCATacaaaaccaaaatccaaaatttgcaaataaaaaacgCTTTCCCAATCGACTTAAAACAACTGACCTAGGTGAAGAACATTGACAGATTTCGTAACAGAACATAAGAATTCGAACATTTGCCTAGAAATATCAGGACGATATAAGGAAAAGGTCAGGAACGTACCCTTTTCTTTGTCGCTTTGCAAACATGCATACTGCTGGAAGGTCAGTTGTCCAGACTCCTAAAAACACATATTGACATATAAAAAGGTAACTGACAGATGTGGTTTTTACAACTTACCTCTCGTCAGCCTCTAGCGTAGCGCCATATAGGTATATTCCATATAATTCCTTCATAAAATGCCTATGACGATCCAAAATAAAcactaacaaaaaattataccaaATCGAGCATGTTTGTAATTGCTTCTAAAAGAGTTTAAAGTGTTTTCTAACAACTACACGCGTTTTTGACAACTTTTAGTAAAAGAaacttaaaagtgtttttggcaAAGCTCTTAGAGCTAACAATAAGGGTGCGTCCCAACCAAACAAGCCCTAAATAGTATGCAGAATTTAGTATCAAATTCATATTTCATGACAAAAGAGGAAGCTGTtcatttaaaatgaaaaataaaggaAAGAGGAGTACATGATGATTTAGCACTCTAAACAATTTTCTTAAAAGAATAATTGGGTCTATCGATTAAACTAAATTAGATAACTCACTATATTCAACGTAAGTTGATGTACAAAATGGGACTTTATAACTTAGTCCAACTTGAAGGAATTAGATGGAGCACGCACCAAACATGCCCTGCTGGCTTGAAGGTCGAGGCGGGAATGTGTCAAGGCCAAAGACTGGGGCTGTGTTGCTGGTGGTTTAGGATCACGAGAAggaagatggtggtggtggcggcggaGGTGGCCACCGGCGATGGTGGTCTCGAGTTCTTTGTGACTTGGGACTCAAATGAGGTTGTGTGAGAGCCTGTGAGGTTTGGAACTGAAAAATAACGCAGCCCTTGATGCTAAAAAGCCGGAAAGTCCAAAACACCCTTGGTTATAAGACTGCTTTACATATTCTTTGTATTCTCACATTTCCCCCAACTATTTTACAATTCagcacaaaatttgttttatttcaacATGTGTACAACCACATTAGGGTGCAAATTTTGGCtcttaaaatacaaaaaaaaaaaaaaaaggaggtccTGGGTTCGAGCTCCAAGTACAAAAAAATAAGTAGGTTTTGAGTTCGAGACTCCAAGCCAGTAAGTCTACTTGATTGTGATCAGGATGAGACTGAAAAGACTATGTGAGTATTCTTGATCTCCGGAAGGGGTGGATAAATGTTGGTTGCCACGGATTGTTCCTctttttaaagaaagaaaataaaaaataaaaaacatgtgTACTGCTTGCTTACGACGTCGTTTCCTTCGTTTTCTCCCGCCGACTGCGGCCATGACAAAACTGAAACCTGATTGCAGAAGCGTTCTCAGCAAGCAATCCAGACAATGGGAGTCCACGGTCTCTGGGAACTACTGGCCCCCGTCGGCCGCCGCGTCTCTGTCGAAACTCTAGCCGGAAGAAGACTCGCAATCGGTACACCCACGCGTCCTCTAAGCCCTAATTTGTTTTCAGAAAATCGAATTACTAATTCGATTTGATAAAATCAAGTTACTAATTTGTTTCACTGGACAGATGCGAGCATATGGATGATACAGTTCATGAAGGCAATGCGGGACGAGAAGGGAGAGATGGTCCGCAACGCGCATTTGCTCGGCTTCTTCCGCCGAATTTGCAAGCTGCTGTACCTGCGGACCAAGCCGGTGTTTGTGTTTGACGGCGGAACCCCGGCCCTCAAGCGCCGGACTGTGATCGCTCGGAGAAGACAACGGGAGAACGCCCAGTCCAAGCTTCGCAAGACCGCCGAGAAATTGCTTCTTAATCATGTATGTAGTATATGCAattgcttttcttttctttttttaatttctttgtagGAATGTAGAATGTGGTGTTGAAAATTTGGGTTGGAATTAGGGTTGTGTGCAACATTGGCGGTCGGAGTTGTGGAGTGAAATTTCCTGCCTTTTTGTGTGACTTAGGATTTGAATCATGTGAATTTGAATTTCTTTACAAAAATTATTGtgctttttaaaataaataccaTATATTCTTGTTATGTGATGCGTGAAATCAATGGTGTGTTTTTCTTCCAGTTGATTTATCTATGTTTTGTTCTTGTTAATAGCTTAAGGTGATGAGGCTGAAAGACTTGGCTGCGGATATCAAGAACCAGAGGCAGAAGAATGATGCCGAGGGTAAAGAAGGTCTAACAAATCAGACCGGTAGGATGGCGGATAATAGTTTTGAAGAAGACGACTTGGGTTTGCTGAGTAGCAACCAGGAAAAGCTGGATGAAATGTAAGCTGAGAACACAGTTGTGGGGGTAGTGTATAAATCTGGTCTGATTACTGATTTTGATTCTTTTGTTCGTTGAATTAGGTTGGCAGCATCCATCCAGGCCGAGGAAGAAGGGGGTTTTATAAAGAATGCATCACAATCTACTGCTGCTGAggatggtgaagaagatgatgaagagatgATACTAGTAAGTTCTTCCAGACTTGATGACAATTATTGTATATCATTTGAGAACAACCTAGAGCAGCCACCAGTGTAGTGCAAATTACAGAGTTTGGATGTTCTGGTtgtctttgtttgtttgtttttaggtCTACAACATTTTTGGGTATTTGGAAATGTAATGTGGTTGCTGCTTGTAATTTGTATTGCAGCCAGAGATGGATGGTGAAGTTGATCCAGCTGTATTAGCTAGTTTGCCTTCATCAATGCAACATAGACTTCTTTTGCAGGTAAGTATACATATATGTTGTTTGTGGTTTCAGAAAATGTAGTTGAGAACTGATGAACGGCTTTGTGACCAGAAAAATAAGGAGGAAAATGATGCTAAGGGTAAGAAGATTTTGTCAGATGAAACTGAGATGTTGGGTATCAATTCAGAAAACTTCGACACAGTCTCAAGGAGTTGCAATCAAGAGATGATAGATGAAATGTAATTGTATATAACATTCAGGAGTACTTAATCATGCAATTACATGAGTTTATTGATTCTTTGATGTTAATTTAGGATTGCTGCGTCTATTGCGGCAGAGAAGGATGCTGGTGTAACTAATAATGCGTCAACATCAACTGCTTCTATTCTTGTGGGGGACGATATCTATGAAGATGACGATGCCGATGAAGAGATGATATTGGTAAGTTAACAGATAGATATCAGAGTTAGTATCCTTTGCCGGTAACACTTGTGTGCGTATACCCTTCTTTACTGTTTAATTAAGTTGTATTCGTTAATCATGGGACTTCTTACTCTGTCTAATTAAGGTTCGGTCGTAGATAATTTTAAATACTATCTTGCAGCCTGCACTGCATGGTGAAGTTGATCCAGCTGTATTAGCTGCATTGCCCCCATCAATGCAACTCAATCTTCTTGTTCAAGTAAGATTTCATTTATGCAGGTTTCGCCTCCTTGTTAGGTCATGGGTATTAGCTTTCAATAATTCTTAATTCTTCACAAATTCTGATGTCAGTCATTGAttccaaacccccccccccccccttcctAGATTAGAGAGAGGTTGATGGCGGAAAACAGACAGAAGTATCAGAAAGTCAAAAAGGTTGGTTCCTGTGAAAGCCTTCATATCTGATTATGACCCATGTTATTGTGAATTATGTCCTAGATTGCAAACATGGTGTGACTTATTAGATGCACTACTCAATGTCTTCTATTAGCAAAAATATATGAAGTGTATTGATGGGTGATGAATCCTGCTGAATCGGTACTGGAAATTGGTAGCATGACTTCTTGGAAATATTGAGAATAGAGTGTTCTGATGGTAAAGTGGGACAGTGCTCTACTGGTATAGTGGGACAGTGATCTATCATGCTTCCTAGAATGTACTGAAAGAAAATTGACACATGTGTGACCTTTACAGTCAATTTGAAATGACTTTAATAACAGCGTAAATAAAGACGAACTTCTATGGTTGCTCATGCTTTTAGGATTTAAGATGTAAAGAAGGATAAACATCAGCTAAAATGCTCTTGTAAGAATTTTATTGTTTGTCATAAATAAGTTAACAGGGTTCATTTGCTGAGAAGCAAGACTGATATGAAAAGAATAAAGCAAATTTGTAAGTTGTGAAGACGTGTGTTGTGAATTTATGAAGTTTTGCATCAATCATTTCTGTATATGGCTTTGGTCTATTTATATTAATAGGGTCTTATAATACATACGTTTAATTAGAGCTCCAATTGAGGATAAGTTGTTTTACTTAAAGTGTTCTACTTTTTGACTTTTATGGATGTCTTTTAATTGGTTCTTCTTGTGCACATTTAGGACCCTGAAAAGTTCTCTGAGCTGCAAATACAATCCTATCTTAAAACTGTTGCTTTTCGTCGCGAGATAGATCAAGTACAGAAAGCTGCCTCTGGGAGAGGGGTTAGTGGTGTGCAGAGTTCACGAATAGCCTCTGAAGCCCACAGAGAATTTATCTTTTCTTCATCATTTACTGGTGATAAACAGTGAGTAGTCACAATTTTGCGCTCTTATgacaaaaatatattatatagtGCAGTTGCAAATTTTGTTGCGTGTGTTATCATTTGACAGATTTATTATTCTGGAATCACTTAGTGAGGTTTGATGCTTAAATGTGCCAGAGTACTTGCATCTGCAAGAGCTGATAGAAATGGAGAAAAGCAACAAGCACCCAAAGAGTGTCCTTCAAAATTCAGGAACAGTGCTTCGTCTACCAGTAATGTGACTGGATCAGCTCCAGATGAATCCACAAGTGTTTTTGATGACAACATTGAGACATATTTGGATGAGAGGGGCCATCTTCGAGTCAGTAGAGTGAGAGCTATGGGGATGCGTATGACCCGTGATTTACAGAGGAACTTGGATTTGATGAAGGAGATTGAACGGGAGAAAACAATTGCAAACAAGACGACTGACACTAGGGATATGCTCAACGAAAATAGCATTGACATTTTGAAAAGTTCACGTAGATATAGAACAGTCACAGAAATACCAAGAGGTGATAATGGTGATTCTGTTGATACTGGAGGGGTGAGAAAGCATCCTGGTCAGAACAAGGTTGACTCCTCACTTGGTGATAATAACTCAAATGACAGAAATAATCAGTCTATGTTAAAACTTGAAACTCCTATAGAAATATCTATTGAAGACAATGGCGAGAGCAAGTCATTTGATGGTGATCATGATTTTTTTGCTTCGTTAGTAGCAGGAAATCCTGTAACTATTGATGCTAATGATATATTAAAAAAGCATTTTTCTGGGTCTGACTCAGACTGTGACTGGGAGGAAGGGATTGTTGAAGCAAAAGGTAGCAGTTTTCCTAATGACTCTGAAGTTAAAAGTAAGGTGCCAGGCGATATTAATGATGACAGTGAAGTGGAATGGGAGGAAGGAGTTTGTGGTAGTGCTGAAAATACCTCATCTGTTCCTGGTGAGCATGGAAAAACAAATTCTAAAGGTTATTTCGAAGAAGAGGCTAGTTTGCAGGAGGCAATACGGAGAAGTCTTGAGGATATGGGGAGTGACAAGGGTAATTATGGATCACCTGCTGATGAAAAGTTGCAATGTTTTGGAGGAGAGGCTCATAAAGGTGCTGAATGTATTGATAGAGAAATTAAGATAGTTGAACCAGTTTTGTTGGGGAAGATTGGTACTCAACAAAATGAATCATCCTGTGACATTGGTGATGGAGTCAAAAAGACGAACTTGGGTTCTCCTCCAGCACAAGCAATGCAGAATGTAAGTGAAAAGGAAAATTTCTGTGGAGGAGTGCAATGCACAGCATCTATTACTCCGTCAGCGACAAAGGAGGTCCATGTGATTACTGAACAAGTATTGGGTACTTTCCATGGTGATGGTGGTTTATCCACCTTTCCCGAgaacattgaaaaaaataatgctTATTCTTCGGATGCCTTGTCAGGTGATGCTACTGGTTGGGTTGATGATCAGAAGACTGAAGTTGAAGCTGAGTCATCTTGTCATTTAGTTGAGATGGCTAACTCTGAGTCATTGACAAAAAAGATAACAAATGACAGTGATGCTGACAAAAAATGGGGCAAGGAAAAGAGCCATGACATTTGTTTTCAGGAAAGTGAGCACAGTTGGGACATATCTTCTCTCAAGGGTGATGAGAATGCACGTATGGAAGCCACAGAGGCTGATTTGGAGGAGGAAATGCTAATTCTAGACCAAGAATGTATGGATCTGGGTGATGAGCGAAGAAGGCTTGAACGTAACGTAGAATCTGTCAGCAGTGAAATGTTCACCGAATGTCAGGTGCGTCTTCATTTTTGTCATTACATGTTTGGCTTTTCCATTGGAAAATTACTTCTTTTCTTGGAAACAATGAATTGCTTAGAATTTTAATATATCTCGGGTTTTAGGAGCTACTGCAAATTTTTGGTATACCATACATTATTGCACCAATGGAAGCAGAAGCCCAGTGTGCGTATATGGAACTTGCCAACCTTGTTGATGGTGTGGTAACTGATGATTCTGATGTGTTCTTGTTTGGGGCACGAAGTGTTTACAAAAATATATTCGACGATCGGAAGTATGTTGAGACATATTTCATGAAGGTCAGGGTCTACTGAGACACACaacttcttttgttttctcaatTTATAAACTCAGTTAGTCAGAAATCTGATATCTGTTACTTGGGGCCCTTCATATATTTCCCAATTTTTCCtctttcatttgtttttcttctttaagtTTTGACTTAAGGATGCAATGGTCATTGCTTATGTATGTACATACAATTTTCTTCTGTAGGATGTTGAGAATGAGCTTGG
Protein-coding sequences here:
- the LOC103404580 gene encoding probable inactive receptor kinase At2g26730, producing MNKIFVLVIFFSFSLVLHKTHSVDVEVKNSLIIFLAKLSNGVQPGLSWGWIPSSDPCKEHWQNVACDSLNTTVTKLFLNGQNLVGTLDSALLCNTKPLAASLTTLALDDNNIAGQISDEIGHCNQLTQFTVSYNRLSGTLPESLAALENLKTLDVSNNQLTGLIPNFDFSKFDKFNVSNNKLQGPIPNTNGFVQSNSFLGNSELCGDPLANKCPSSSVTADEKSNNSKGVSKNQVIIYIGYAILASVFVALVIFKICTKNKKEDKMVDAVNKVSAVDESMSKISAASSEFKGGLSKSNYSVTFSADDESHSTNMVSSSLVVLKSPVVNGLKFEDLLKAPAELLGRGKYGSLYKVIFEDGMVLVVKRIKDWAISGSDFKQRMERLYQAKHQSVLPALAFYFSKQEKLLVYEYQQNGSLFRLIHGSHRGQAFDWNSRLSVAARIAEALAFMHEELRTEGIAHGNLKSSNILLNKKMEPCISEYGLMEIHDQENQTPRKASKAGSTSSAFKGDVYGFGVILLELLTGKLVQHNGVDLTVWVHSVVREEWTAEVFDRTLMSECASEERMVNLLQVAIKCVNRSAEARPSMNQVALMINTIVEEEERSTVFDPQSSMSLI
- the LOC103404581 gene encoding DNA repair protein UVH3 isoform X1, producing MGVHGLWELLAPVGRRVSVETLAGRRLAIDASIWMIQFMKAMRDEKGEMVRNAHLLGFFRRICKLLYLRTKPVFVFDGGTPALKRRTVIARRRQRENAQSKLRKTAEKLLLNHLKVMRLKDLAADIKNQRQKNDAEGKEGLTNQTGRMADNSFEEDDLGLLSSNQEKLDEMLAASIQAEEEGGFIKNASQSTAAEDGEEDDEEMILPEMDGEVDPAVLASLPSSMQHRLLLQKNKEENDAKGKKILSDETEMLGINSENFDTVSRSCNQEMIDEMIAASIAAEKDAGVTNNASTSTASILVGDDIYEDDDADEEMILPALHGEVDPAVLAALPPSMQLNLLVQIRERLMAENRQKYQKVKKDPEKFSELQIQSYLKTVAFRREIDQVQKAASGRGVSGVQSSRIASEAHREFIFSSSFTGDKQVLASARADRNGEKQQAPKECPSKFRNSASSTSNVTGSAPDESTSVFDDNIETYLDERGHLRVSRVRAMGMRMTRDLQRNLDLMKEIEREKTIANKTTDTRDMLNENSIDILKSSRRYRTVTEIPRGDNGDSVDTGGVRKHPGQNKVDSSLGDNNSNDRNNQSMLKLETPIEISIEDNGESKSFDGDHDFFASLVAGNPVTIDANDILKKHFSGSDSDCDWEEGIVEAKGSSFPNDSEVKSKVPGDINDDSEVEWEEGVCGSAENTSSVPGEHGKTNSKGYFEEEASLQEAIRRSLEDMGSDKGNYGSPADEKLQCFGGEAHKGAECIDREIKIVEPVLLGKIGTQQNESSCDIGDGVKKTNLGSPPAQAMQNVSEKENFCGGVQCTASITPSATKEVHVITEQVLGTFHGDGGLSTFPENIEKNNAYSSDALSGDATGWVDDQKTEVEAESSCHLVEMANSESLTKKITNDSDADKKWGKEKSHDICFQESEHSWDISSLKGDENARMEATEADLEEEMLILDQECMDLGDERRRLERNVESVSSEMFTECQELLQIFGIPYIIAPMEAEAQCAYMELANLVDGVVTDDSDVFLFGARSVYKNIFDDRKYVETYFMKDVENELGLSREKLIRMALLLGSDYTEGVSGIGIVNAMEVVNAFPEEDGLHKFRDWIESPDPTILGTFDGEIGSNAKKRGSKFGDKDINTKSGMEEVSEQNSCHGQEHQQSADLIEETKQTFMDKHRKVSKNWHIPPTFPSEAVTSAYICPQVDKSTEPFTWGKPDHFFLRKLCSEKFGWASQKADELLIPVLNEYNKRETQLRLEAFYTFNERFAKIRSKRIKKAVKGIAGNQSSELVDDAAHKVSRSRKKRTTSTDEAGNNKSEKLSEGTDKSVLKKQSDSKGKSTAKQSRKRRTTEEPAPSKRPKPAEAGRSTNRKLHANGNERGRGRRVLGSGKEKVNPNFEVSETSSGNGDDDNDGMDLHTDTIEGLGEMRRSGRLRKPVNYTVDDLDVDDLGEPLDHSNAKCSNAETGEQVISRDEGKCEESASSLSEKKQQNEGNLSPNVGLHKDYLETGGGFCPVEDETGEPGLSQHGDPSFGAEVSEDYLKTGGGFCGDESETGNDQDGIRVQTKTTASENSDLPSFSGIVNMVDLGHISSQSSIGNKRPLVGFQSSERTDAYDTEQNINHETATITDDQTKVNASLPENSVDNSRQPSGGALSAMPFLRKKRRKT
- the LOC103404581 gene encoding DNA repair protein UVH3 isoform X2 yields the protein MILPALHGEVDPAVLAALPPSMQLNLLVQIRERLMAENRQKYQKVKKDPEKFSELQIQSYLKTVAFRREIDQVQKAASGRGVSGVQSSRIASEAHREFIFSSSFTGDKQVLASARADRNGEKQQAPKECPSKFRNSASSTSNVTGSAPDESTSVFDDNIETYLDERGHLRVSRVRAMGMRMTRDLQRNLDLMKEIEREKTIANKTTDTRDMLNENSIDILKSSRRYRTVTEIPRGDNGDSVDTGGVRKHPGQNKVDSSLGDNNSNDRNNQSMLKLETPIEISIEDNGESKSFDGDHDFFASLVAGNPVTIDANDILKKHFSGSDSDCDWEEGIVEAKGSSFPNDSEVKSKVPGDINDDSEVEWEEGVCGSAENTSSVPGEHGKTNSKGYFEEEASLQEAIRRSLEDMGSDKGNYGSPADEKLQCFGGEAHKGAECIDREIKIVEPVLLGKIGTQQNESSCDIGDGVKKTNLGSPPAQAMQNVSEKENFCGGVQCTASITPSATKEVHVITEQVLGTFHGDGGLSTFPENIEKNNAYSSDALSGDATGWVDDQKTEVEAESSCHLVEMANSESLTKKITNDSDADKKWGKEKSHDICFQESEHSWDISSLKGDENARMEATEADLEEEMLILDQECMDLGDERRRLERNVESVSSEMFTECQELLQIFGIPYIIAPMEAEAQCAYMELANLVDGVVTDDSDVFLFGARSVYKNIFDDRKYVETYFMKDVENELGLSREKLIRMALLLGSDYTEGVSGIGIVNAMEVVNAFPEEDGLHKFRDWIESPDPTILGTFDGEIGSNAKKRGSKFGDKDINTKSGMEEVSEQNSCHGQEHQQSADLIEETKQTFMDKHRKVSKNWHIPPTFPSEAVTSAYICPQVDKSTEPFTWGKPDHFFLRKLCSEKFGWASQKADELLIPVLNEYNKRETQLRLEAFYTFNERFAKIRSKRIKKAVKGIAGNQSSELVDDAAHKVSRSRKKRTTSTDEAGNNKSEKLSEGTDKSVLKKQSDSKGKSTAKQSRKRRTTEEPAPSKRPKPAEAGRSTNRKLHANGNERGRGRRVLGSGKEKVNPNFEVSETSSGNGDDDNDGMDLHTDTIEGLGEMRRSGRLRKPVNYTVDDLDVDDLGEPLDHSNAKCSNAETGEQVISRDEGKCEESASSLSEKKQQNEGNLSPNVGLHKDYLETGGGFCPVEDETGEPGLSQHGDPSFGAEVSEDYLKTGGGFCGDESETGNDQDGIRVQTKTTASENSDLPSFSGIVNMVDLGHISSQSSIGNKRPLVGFQSSERTDAYDTEQNINHETATITDDQTKVNASLPENSVDNSRQPSGGALSAMPFLRKKRRKT